taatgtcacacatgcgcactgaacactctctccgcccatattgacaagacacgcctctttatgctaatgtcacacatgcgcacacacatgcgcactgaacacactctccgcccatattgacaagacacgcctctttatgctaatgtcacacatgcgcactgaacactctctccgcccatattgacaagacacgcctctttatgctaatgtcacacatgcgcactgaacactctctccgcccatattgacaagacacgcccctttctactcattggctacacgtttgttttgtttgtcggcccgactcagttttctaaagcatttctcaaacaacatacaccgcacctttaatataaTTAGCACTTGGTTTGACATGTTGTTTTGTAAGACAGTAAAATTCACATGTTAGTGTGGTAGTTTGGGGGttgctgtgtgttcagtcattGCAGGCGAGACCACTGCTTAGCATTATTGAGCTAATGACAGGAAACAAGTCATAATAATCATCTAGAGTTTGAACGTAAAAGTGTTAGTCTAGACTAATAGCAtctgtctttacatttacattacatttatggcatgtgGGAGACTCCTTTATTCCCAGTGACAGCACAATCTCCTATTAAACAACCCTGACATATTAACAGCATTACCATAAATGACCTTAATTTTGTTCCactgaaatgattaaaataacattatgccTTACCTTATAACTACAGACCGACTTTTCTACTTTCTGCAGTAAAACTCCAGCAGGCTACTTCACCTACTCTCACCTTGATATCTCTGTGATGGAGCTCTCTGGCTAATAGTTTTCAAACAGAAACGAGCAAAGCAACTGATCTCAATTAGATGGTCATATTTCATAaggaattatttcatttaaaaagtttaatcAGTAGCATAATCTGTAGTTGGCCCCAGTCTAGCTCTCTTAGACAGGAGAGGAAGGCTTGTGTTGCTTACGGGCTCCCTATCATAAGGAAAGGTGTCCGGTCAGCAAGCCAAGGCCAGCCCCATCAGTCTAGACAGGACCTAAGAGGTCGTCTATGGCAGGAGTTACAAAAAGAAAACCCTACATTCAGGGCTGGGATTCCGGGGAGCCTTGACTCTGGGGTTCGCCTGGCCTACGCTACCTTCCAAGTGTTTCTCAATGGGGTCTAGATACTATAGAGAAAGGGTACAGAATCCAGTTTGCAGGtcctttgtgcacaggggcagtGTGCTACTGGAATGGGTTTGGACTCTTAGTTTCTGTGctacagtgtgtttagtgtgtaaatataaaatgaacttaaataaAGGCTCCACTAGTGAAAAAAGCTACCACAGTCACCATTGAGCATAAAAAAGTCAttctgtttattgtgtgtaaaaatccacATTCAGTTATCAAGTGAGTTAAAAACTGTaaagattgtaaataaataattaaagacgtgtccataatgttgtacagtaaactccagggaaagagatcagaatcaccaacacacagctgtagcTCCATGAAGAGTCATGAGCCTATGGATCATCATCTGGGGGTTAAAGCTGTAGACTCctcacttctacacaggtaacGTCTCTTAACTTTTAATGTCAATGCTAAAGTTACACTTAAAGGGTAATTTAACGAGATAAACAGGGGGACAAACTAAATACTACAACACTAGAACTCTGACTGTAATAAAGCCACTATTATGTGTTTAAATATCGCTCAGTCTGTTTATTGGGAAATGTTGTGATTGGAATGTTTGCTTGTGGTTTCTTTCTTCAAATGACGTTGTTTTGTAATGCAGTGAAATTCATACGATGGCATTCAAATATGGCTTAAGTGTCCAAATAATAGTCTGTATACTACAGAGTGATTAGATTACTGAAAACAGATGATTAAGTCTAATACATGAACCCCGTGTCTTCCTGCTtcactctaaaaaataaaacgctggCTCAACTTAAAAAgattaaggtaacaatttgcatgcatctttttaagtagcttcacctcagtcattattaagtagatatcataaaccttttatagttagactaacccaatttgtttagtacaaccaacatgatttgacttaacctctaagagcttaattaagttgaaacaacttaattttaatttcaaagttttggtgatattaagtggtcaaattacataatttaagctattctaacttctttattttgattccattctacttagatatgtccatgcaaattgttaccttaatttttttgagtacaagtaacttatttcacttcagtcaggagaaataacacagcaattccagttttatgatgaaactggtttattataaaaccaatcagagtgctttgacaaaacaatgctttgacaaaaagataattatccaggactaaagtatttttttcaagtaaagtcaagtaaagaatcaagtatttttctggtaggtacatatcagaataaaataaaataaaataataacaataaatcacagggaaCGTGGAAAATGAATTCCTACATCAGACACAATTGCCAGCTTATTGGGTCCACCTAGCTGAAActaaaagttttcttccttttgttttattttaccttcatcacataaactacagccgccataaagtctcaaacaaatacaacactgtaaccttcatgtaaaaactTGTCAACATTACAGCTTCTGTATGCGTATGCACAGCAAAACTTTTACATGTAACATTTCAGGAATACAACAGTTTACTGTTTAAAGACATTACCTTCGGCCTAGCTTTCAGACCATCCAGCtcaagaattattttctgaaacacctcaaaagtattttttagttcctttgggtagctgaggttgaggGCATATACCAGCCCTAGCAGGGCACAGGCTCTGGATACATCCAGGTCTTGCAGGACTTCCGTTCCCTCAATAATAATACTGCCGTTGGCTGGGTCAAAATTTGTGGCACCTCATCATCCTAAGTAGATCAAaatcaatgtcagtgttttaagtcaaggaaaggaacaggacattagcttagctcaaactgtcttttcagtttagtgtgtgacaacaacgacttacttaagtaaagtttgccgcattcattttgtttcatatttaggtttatatgtattttgtccaccgtggaggaaagctgattttgaggagaACACGGTTGTAGCCGCctcactacattactacgagAGAAAAGAGGTGTAGCGTTTAgatcaggagttattgactcgggaaactcgaaccTGTggacaactttacttaagtcaacgattttttgtgcatacagttgttagctgctgagattaaaacaaagcaaaaatattaacttacctaTATAGCCTCGATTCTCCTGTGTCTCCGGCTCCTAGTCCTTCTCTGGCAGACAAACACGTCCGGACAAATTCCGCCTTTACTCAGCATGTAAAGGATGCTCActagatatacaagtttcactaacttaatatttttctgttgttacgagaaggtaaaagtgtgtgttcaaaatccatatataattaagttaagacagtattctttattttaatgttgaaagacttattaaaatgagttatcaactcaccaatacaagtacatattacaaacttaattattttatgctgaaaatattgtttatttcaagttttacaaactaaccccatgaatcattttttagagTGTTCTCCATATCACAGATACGACCCAGAATCTGCTGGTGGAAATGAATTCCAGAAAAAAGTTCAAATCATAtttgatgaagaagtttcagtgtttgaatggAGTGATAATAAACCTGGGAACCCAAACActcctgaatgagatctacacagagctctacatcacagagggagacagtggacaagtcaataatgaacatgaggtgagacagatggaggcagcatccaggagaagaacaacagaggaaacaccaatcaaatgcaatgacatctttaagcctttatctgaacaagacaaacccatcagaactgtgctgacaaatacatcatctaaacaagacaaacccatcagaactgtgctgacaaatacatcatctgaacaagacaaacccatcagaactgtgctgacaaatacatcatctaaacaagacaaacccatcagaactaTGGTGACAAATACATCATctaaacaagacaaacccatcagaactgtgctgacaaatacatcatctaaacaagacaaacccatcagaactgtgctgacaaaggGAGTCGCTGGCATCGGAAAAAccgtctctgtgcagaagttcattgtggactgggctgaagggaaagtaaatcaggacgtccacctcatatttccacttcctttcagagagctgaactTGATGATGGACCAGAAAATGAGCCTGATGGAGctccttcatgtgttttttaaggaaacaaaagaaacagaaacgtccagtttggaaaaggttctgttcatttttgacgGATTGGACGAGTGTCGTTTTCCTCTAGATttccagaacacagtgagagtgtgtgatgtaactgaatcagcatcagtgcctgtgctgctgataaacctgatcaaagggaatctgcttccatctgctctcatctggatcacctccagacctgcagcagctgatcaaatcccctctgagtgtgtggatcgagtcacagaggtacgagggttcaatgacccacagaaggaggagtacttcaggaagaggatcagtgatcagagcctggccaataacatcatcacacacctgaagtcattaagaagcctctacatcatgtgtcacatcccagtcttctgctggattacagccactgttctagagagaatgttgggtgaagcagagagtggagagatccccaagactctgactcaaatgtacacacacttcctcatcattcagacaaacatcatcagagaaaaatactcaaagaagcaggagagtgatgaagaaatgcttcttaaactgggacaactggcttttcagcagctgaagaaagggaacctgatcttctatgatgaagacctgagagagtgtggtattgatgtgacagaagcagcagtgtactcaggtgtgtgtactcagatcttcagagaggagtttgggcttcaccacagtaaagtgtactgctttgttcatctgagcattcaggagcatctcgcagctctgtatgtgcacctgaccttcatgaaggagaagagaaatgttCTGATACAGAATCAGGGTTATAACAGGTGGATGAACACTAATACAATCTCAGATGTACACATCAGTGCTGTAGATCAGACTTTACACAGTCAGACTGGACATCTGGATCTTTTCCTTCGCtttcttctgggtctctcactggagtccaatcagAAACTCTTACATGTTTTagtaacacagacaggaagtaacCCTCAGAGCACACAGGAAACAGTTCAGTACATTAAGAAGAAGATCAGTGAAGATCCTCctacagagaaatccatcactctgttccactgtctgaatgaactgggtGATGATTCTCTAGTGGAGGAAATCCAACACTACCTGAAATCTGGAAAACAAAGTGAACTTTCTTCTTCCCAGCTTtctgctctggtgtttgtgttactgacatcagcacaggagctggatgagttTGACCTGAGTAAATATTTCAGTACAGATAAGATAACAGAAAAAGTTGTTCTGAAGATGATGCCTGTGATTACAGCATCCAGTAAAGCAATGtaagtaaatgtgaatataactgttctactgttacagtgttagagagaaactgaacacactctaaTATGGACTTTGGGATGTTCTGACCTGAAGGTGATACAGAGTGGAGTTcatgtaaatagataaattagggaataaaaactgcattaataaatgaatgatactgAAGTGCAGCTATTAAACATGTAGAAGCAGGTGATTACATTTGAGGGAGTTTTGTAGTTTTGTAGTTATGACTTATCTTAATATCTTACAATAATGATGAAGTTAATGCAGGTTTTATGTTGGATGTTTGATGTATATTAAACACACCTGTGTACCAGACATAAAGAACCATGTTTACTGCAGTAATGACAAATTCTAATCCccaaaaagtttttattcattattaacttttatttgtGAGGTGGAAATGGTCTTTTATAGGAAACTgactttaaaaagttttatacTCGTTAgaggaaacatttttataataataataataataataataataataataataataataataattagagagaATTCGACTCTAGAGGCAGGAGGAAGCATCAATATAAAGAAGAGACTGTTGGACTTGGACAGAGTAGATTTTGAACCTATAAGGGGAACTTTTGAGAATTTTGAGAAAGTTGGAGGAAAACTAaaggtttatttcatttaaacaataGTTGAGACACGAGTGTGGAAGAGCAGAGTCACGTTTTATGGACATATAAAATACACTGCActaaattataaacacatttttcatgagctgaacaCAAAGATTTCAGACTTTTTCTATGTAAACAAAAGGCCAATTTCTCTCacatattgttcacaaatctgtctaaatctgtgttagtgagcacttctccTGTTGGGAGACAATCTGTCCACCTCACAGGGGTGACgtcaagatgctgattagacatCATGATTATTACACAGGTGTGCTTTAGGCTTGTCCACATAATAAactctaaaatgtgcagttttactgTATTGGGGGTCTGATGGGGTCTGAAATCCAGTCAGTATCTGGTGTTACTACCACACACATCTCCTTCACATAGAGTAGATCAGGTTGTTGATTGTGACCTGTGGAATGTTGGTCCACTCGTCTTCATTGTCTGTGTGAAGTTACTGGATTTTGGCAGGAACTGGAACAGCTCATTGTCCTCTTTTTACACTCATGTAAGTTCTTTTGAGTGACAGCTGATGTTGAGTTTCTTCTCAACCCTGTGCCCACCCTGTTTTACCCAGGACCACCTACTGTTCACTATCTGACAGgaatgttgtgttcagtgttaattatactttatataataaaatctgtagatgaagagtgtgttattgtgtctctatacagttTGTATAGGTGTGATGTCTCAGATGAAgactgtgctgctctgacttcagctctgagatcaaacccctcacacctgagagaactggatctgtccCATAATaatctaggagactcaggagtgaagcttctctctgctgtactggagaatcctcactgtaaactggagacactggggtaagatcatctattaaaacattaataataaatcatggtctaatcttcatccaggtcgtaataatagataaacacattgtgtataaataaaacacagtcacagttgttcttgtcaatactgaataaaccatttacactttcactgtctggggttaaaaaatacaccaatgaactaacaacttctccaaacactaattagagtctgaccctgttttaggtctgattactgacagtctgatcttctcaagaaacatctgttcatgtgaactcggattaaaacagctgtgactgttttatttatacaggatgtgtatatttttacatttatattttatttctcacattttatttatgtgtaaaataaaacctggctgatgtctcagtgttgtgtatgaaagtccagaaaaagtccaagttctagtcttatgtgttgtcctggtctgtaaagtgtgtgttactcagtccacaataatacacactgtctacagTCAGGGTCGACACTCGAGCCCcagtaaaatgttcctgataaatcagtgtctgatgatgtagattacagtagatatgtctgaaaataggcttcgtcttcatcacacattaatatttacatcatggTTTAAAACATGAAGACTGAGTGTAATGTTAGCTGAAGGGAAAATATCCTGTACCCTTCAGTCGTAAGCCACGCCCATCATAAGCCACGCCCATCATAAGCTACGCCCATCATAAGCTACGCCCATCACTGTGTCCCAGTCTTCTTGTTGTGCCCCACCCACTTATttcaacaaacaaatgaatgaataaataaataaatcctttgttggggtttttggcaaataactaaataaatagataa
This genomic window from Tachysurus fulvidraco isolate hzauxx_2018 chromosome 18, HZAU_PFXX_2.0, whole genome shotgun sequence contains:
- the LOC113636443 gene encoding NLR family CARD domain-containing protein 3-like codes for the protein MNSRKKFKSYLMKKFQCLNGVIINLGTQTLLNEIYTELYITEGDSGQVNNEHEVRQMEAASRRRTTEETPIKCNDIFKPLSEQDKPIRTVLTNTSSKQDKPIRTVLTKGVAGIGKTVSVQKFIVDWAEGKVNQDVHLIFPLPFRELNLMMDQKMSLMELLHVFFKETKETETSSLEKVLFIFDGLDECRFPLDFQNTVRVCDVTESASVPVLLINLIKGNLLPSALIWITSRPAAADQIPSECVDRVTEVRGFNDPQKEEYFRKRISDQSLANNIITHLKSLRSLYIMCHIPVFCWITATVLERMLGEAESGEIPKTLTQMYTHFLIIQTNIIREKYSKKQESDEEMLLKLGQLAFQQLKKGNLIFYDEDLRECGIDVTEAAVYSGVCTQIFREEFGLHHSKVYCFVHLSIQEHLAALYVHLTFMKEKRNVLIQNQGYNRWMNTNTISDVHISAVDQTLHSQTGHLDLFLRFLLGLSLESNQKLLHVLVTQTGSNPQSTQETVQYIKKKISEDPPTEKSITLFHCLNELGDDSLVEEIQHYLKSGKQSELSSSQLSALVFVLLTSAQELDEFDLSKYFSTDKITEKVVLKMMPVITASSKAM